Proteins from a single region of Flavobacterium sp. YJ01:
- a CDS encoding FAD:protein FMN transferase, with the protein MYKSISYKILFIFVMTCCFTMNSQVLRKRTTLLMGGRFDISIVDKDSLYAEQNINVVIEEISRIENLISDWKPTSQVSEVNQNAGIKPVKVDREVFDLAQRAIKLSEITNGGFDVSFAALDRVWKFDGSMTEMPSAEAIKKSVEKVGYKNIILDSVNSTIFLKLKGMKIGFGALGEGYATDKCRKMMLEKGIQAGIINGSGDMSTWGKQPNGNDWKIGITNPFHPEKLIGTVPLKEGAVTTSGNYEKFVVFNGKRYSHIINPATGYPATGLCSVTVFGPNAETANGLSTSMMVLGQKEGLLLLQKFPDYSCLMITDKGKIIKSKNFSYKL; encoded by the coding sequence ATGTATAAATCGATTTCATATAAAATTTTATTCATTTTTGTGATGACTTGCTGTTTTACAATGAATTCGCAAGTTTTACGAAAAAGAACAACACTTTTAATGGGCGGACGATTTGACATTAGCATTGTAGATAAAGACTCTCTTTATGCAGAACAAAATATTAATGTTGTTATTGAAGAAATTAGCCGAATTGAAAATTTAATCTCCGACTGGAAACCAACTTCTCAAGTTTCTGAAGTAAATCAAAATGCTGGAATAAAACCCGTAAAAGTAGATCGAGAAGTTTTTGATTTGGCACAAAGAGCTATAAAACTTTCGGAAATAACCAATGGCGGATTTGATGTAAGTTTTGCTGCTTTAGATCGTGTCTGGAAATTTGACGGTTCTATGACCGAAATGCCTTCGGCGGAAGCCATAAAAAAATCTGTAGAAAAAGTAGGTTACAAAAATATCATTCTCGATAGTGTCAATTCTACCATTTTTCTAAAATTAAAAGGAATGAAAATTGGTTTTGGCGCTTTGGGCGAAGGTTATGCGACCGATAAATGCCGTAAAATGATGCTCGAAAAAGGAATACAAGCGGGAATTATAAACGGTTCTGGAGATATGAGCACTTGGGGAAAACAACCTAACGGAAACGACTGGAAAATCGGAATTACAAATCCGTTCCATCCTGAAAAATTAATTGGAACAGTTCCGTTAAAAGAAGGCGCTGTCACAACTTCTGGTAATTACGAAAAATTTGTTGTTTTTAATGGAAAACGCTATTCACACATTATAAATCCTGCAACTGGATATCCTGCAACTGGTTTGTGCAGTGTAACCGTTTTCGGACCAAACGCAGAAACTGCTAATGGATTAAGTACTTCGATGATGGTTTTAGGTCAAAAAGAAGGTTTGCTTTTACTTCAAAAATTTCCTGATTATAGTTGTCTGATGATTACAGATAAAGGCAAAATTATTAAATCGAAAAACTTCTCTTATAAATTGTAA